The sequence below is a genomic window from Mycobacterium spongiae.
GTAGAGAGGATCAGCGCAGCCACTGCCGAAGACCACCGCGTGCACATCCAACCCGGCCGCATTGCGGAATACCGAACCCAGGTTCTCGTGGTCGTTGACGCCCTCGAGCACGACAACGGTACGTGCGCCCGCGACAACCTGCGCCACGCTCGGCTCAGGCACCCGACGGGCGGCGGCCAGCACACCGCGATTGAGATGAAAGCCCACGACCCGCGCCATGACATCGGCCGAAACGCGGTAGTAAGGCACTGCGTCGCCCTGGATAGCGACCAAGTCGTCGTTGAGCTCCACGAGGCGACGATCGGTGCCGAGCAGTGCCAGCGGTCTGAATCGTGAAGCCAGCATGCGCTGAACGACGAGCACACCCTCTGCGATTACCAATCCCTTGCCGGTCGGCAGATCCGGGCGCCGGTCAACGCTATTCAGGTCTCGGAAATCATCGAGGCGCGGGTCGTCGGGATCGCCGACATCCTCAACGACGACGCCGACCGAGCCAGCCGAAGGCGGGACAGCAGCGTGCGCGCTCACGGGCTTTCGTCAACCAAGGCCAAGATCAGGTCGGCGGCGTTTCGCAGCGTGTCACGTTGGTTGCCGTCCAAGGTTGCCAGCCGCTCAGCCAGCCATTCCTGCCGAGCGCGCCGAGCCGCCTTGATCAATTCAGCCCCGGATTCGGACACCGAGATCAACACCTGCCTACCGTCTACCGGATGCGGGACACGGTCCACGAAACCCAAGTCGGCCAACGACGCGATCACGCGGGTCATGGACGGTGGCCGAACATGCTCACGAATCGCCAACGCGCCGGGTGTCATCGCGCCCTCTGTGGCCAGGGTCGCCAGCGCTGAGAGTTGCGACAGCGACACCGGCGCGTAGGGATTTCGGAACCGCAGTTGGCGGGCCAGCCGCAGCACCGCCAGCGACAGGTCACTGGCCAGCCTCGCATCGCTGTCGGGCACAGCGCGAGGTTACATCGGAACCGAAGGACCGGGCGTGAGAAACGGCGAACGACGACGTTGGTCGCGCATCGTCAAGAGGCCGGGTTAGGTTTGATGGCGATGGGCATCGAACCTGACCAGCACCGCGAACCACCGCGATTGCCACGCGCGCTCCTCAAGGTCTGGCCGATCATCGCGGTCGCCGCCATGGCCTGGCTGGTGGCCGCAGTAGCGGCCTTCGTGGTGCCGAGCCTCGCACCGTGGCGCCCCGTAACATTGGCGGGGCTGGCAACCGGGCTGCTCGGCACAAGCATCTTCGTATGGCAGCTCGCCGCCGTCCGCCGTGGAGCTCGCGGCGCTCAATCCGGGCTGGAAACCCATGTCGCCCCGAAGTAAACCGTTTGAGATCTTGACAACAGCTACATCGCGCACACCCCTAGGAGGACCAATGGCAGCCCCGCTGTTGCAGACGCAGATCGATATCAACGCACCTGCCGCGAAGGTCTGGGCGCTGATTTCCGATTTTCGGCGGATGCCGCAGTGGAGCCCGCAATGCCGTTGGATGCGGCCGCTCGGACCGCTGCGCCCCGGCACCCGGACCATCAATGTCAATCGCCGCAATCGCCTGTTCTGGCCCACCAGCTGCACGGTTCTCGAGGTCGTTCCGGAGAAGAAACTCGCGTTCCGGGTGGACTCAAACCGCAGCATCTGGAGCTACGAACTCGAGCCGAATGGCGAGGGCACCCGGGTGATCGAGAGCCGTCACGCCGAGAACGGCGTCAGCGCGTTTTCGAACCTCACGGTGAACGCGTTCCTCGGCGGGACCACAAGCTTCGAACACGAATTGCTCGAAGGAATGAACGCCTCGCTGGCAAAGATCAAGGCCGCCGCCGAGAGCTAGAGGGTCTCGCGGCCCGCGAGCCGTCAGGTCGCCGAAGAATCGGCCCCATCCTCGGTGGGCGGGACTTCTGGAGCGTCCGCAGCCGGCTTCTCCATAATGTCGAGCACACCGTCGTCGTAGGGCTCATATGTGAGCGCGCCGCTGCTCGCCGGAGCGGGAGTGTCGGAGTGGGCACCGCAGCCATAGCGCTTGTCGACGACGTGCCCGTCGGCAGAGAGTTCGTTGCCACAGACGCCGAACATCGAACCAAGCGACCCGGCCAGGGGCAGGAAGAAACCGCAGTCGCGGCACACTCGCTTCGTGGACCGCGACATCGCCGACTCGGGACCGTAATCCCCCTCGTGCCACCGTCCGGCGGCCGCTGATCGGCCCCATGCGCTCATGACCCAGCGCCGGCCGAGCCCAACTTCTGCGGCCGTCTCGTCAACCTGGGGATCGCCGCTGGCGCTATAGCCCGGAACCAGCCGCGGGTCGTCCTTGGCCGGAGCGAGCAGGTCTCCCGGGCTGAGATCTCCCGGCCGTACTCGCTGCTCCCAGGGCACCCAGTGAGGTGCCAGCAGCGCAGTGGGCCCGGGGATCAGCACCACCTCGCTGATCGTGGCGTGGTCGGCCCCGGACGAGACCGCCACCACCACCGCCCACTGCCATCCGTGATAGCCGGGCAGATGCGCCAAGAAGCGATGAGTGGCGGCATTCGCATCCTCGTAGCTCACGCCCAGGTAGTCGCCGACCACTTCCGGGCCGCTGACCTCCATAACAGCAGCCCTGGCCGCGTCGACCGCACCATTGAGCACAGCCGCAACCTGTTCTGGCCACTCGGCCACGGCCGCCACGGAGGACTCTTCGGTGGGTCCGGTCACGCTGTCCTTCCTCGATAGCGTCTCTATCGCGCCACCCCAATAGTGCCCGAAGACACGGTGGGCGAGCCACACCCGGTTGACCACACGGCGGGTCCACATAGGACAGAATTGATTCGTGTCTGGACGGCGAGCTGATCACCGGGACCGAATGGCCTCCCACCGGGGCCGTCGGACCCGCCCCAGATCGGTCAACGGGCACCCTGGGATGGCCAACTACCCTGCCGAGGACCAGGGAGATCAGGCACCGCGTCGCCCGCCCCCCATGCGCAGCGCCAACCGCTACCTCCCGCCCCTGGGCCAGCAGCGCGAATCCGAGGATCGCGGCGAGCAGCCACGCAGCACGGAGCCCGGCGAACGGATCACCGTCACCCGCGCCGCCGCGATGCGAAGCCGCGAAATGGGTTCCCGAATGTACTGGCTCGTACAGCGCGCCGCCACTGCGGACGGCGCAGACAAGTCGGGGCTCACCGCGCTGACATGGCCGGTAATGGCGAACTTCGCGGTCGACGCGGCGATGGCCGTCGCACTGGCCAACACACTCTTCTTTGCGGCGGCCACCGGAGAGAGCAAGTCCAAGGTCGCTCTGTACCTCTTGATCACGATCGCGCCATTCGCCGTGATCGCTCCGCTCATCGGTCCGGCTCTGGACCGATTGCAGCATGGACGTCGGGTCGCGCTGGCGCTGTCATTCGGCCTTCGGACCGTTCTGGCGGTGGTGTTGATCATGAACTACGACGGCGCGACCGGCAGCTTCCCTCCGTGGGTGCTGTATCCGTGCGCACTGGCCATGATGGTGTTCTCCAAGTCGTTCAGTGTGCTGCGGAGCGCGATGACGCCCAGGGTTATGCCCCCGACGATCGATCTGGTGCGGGTCAACTCTCGGTTGACCGTTTTCGGCCTGCTCGGGGGCACTCTCGCGGGTGGCGCCATCGCGGCCGGCGTCGAGTTCGCCTGTACCCACCTGCTCGAGCTCCCGGGGGCATTGTTCGTCGTCGCCGCAATCACGGTCGCTGGTGCCTGGTTGTCGATGCGGATTCCGCGCTGGGTTGAGGTCACCGCCGGCGAGGTGCCTGCCACATTGAGCTATCACCGGGACCGGGAACGCCCACGACGAAGCTGGCCGGAGGAAGTCAAGAACCTCGGCGGAGCACTGCGACAGCCTTTGGGCCGCAATATCATTACTTCGCTGTGGGGCAACTGCACCATCAAAGTGATGGTGGGGTTCCTGTTCTTGTACCCGGCCTTTGTCGCCAAGGCCCACGATGCCGACGGGTGGGTTCAGCTGGGCATGTTGGGCCTCATCGGCGCGGCGGCAGCGCTGGGAAATTTCGCCGGCAATTTCACCAGCGCACGTCTGCAGCTGGGCAGGCCTGCGGTGTTGGTGGTGCGCTGCACTCTGGCGGTCACGGTGCTGGCTGTGGCGGCCGCGGTGGCCGGCAGCCTGGTGGCCGCCGCCATTGCCACCCTGATCACATCGGGTTCGAGTGCGATCGCGAAGGCCTCACTGGACGCCGCGCTCCAAGACGACCTGCCTGAGGAATCGCGGGCTTCGGGGTTCGGTCGTTCCGAGTCGACACTGCAGCTGGCGTGGGTCATGGGCGGCGCGGTGGGCGTGCTGATATACACCGAGCTGTGGGTGGGTTTCACTGCGGTCAGCGCGCTGCTGATCCTCGGGCTGGCGCAGACCATTGTCAGCTTCCGGGGCGCTTCGCTGATCCCGGGTCTTGGGGGTAATCGGCCCGTCATGGCAGAGCAGGAAACTACACGTCGCGCTGCGGCAGCCATGCCGACGTGAAGCGAGCTGCCGCAGCGCTGCTCGCGACTATGGTGCTCTCCGCTGGCGCTGGCGCCGGCGCGTGGCTCCTGGTGCGCGGGCACGGTCCCCAGCACCCCGAGATCAGTGTGTATTCGCACGGGCACCTGGTCCGCGTCGGACCGTACCTGTACTGCAACGTGCTCAACCTGAACGAATGTCAGACGCCGCAAACTCAGGGAGAACTGCCGGTGAGCCGCCGCTATCCGGTCCAGCTCTCCGTTCCCAAGGCCATTGCACGCGCACCATGGCGACTATTGCGGGTCTATGAGGACCCCACGAACACCACGGCCACCCTGTTTCGGCCCGACACGCGGCTGGCGGTGACCATCCCGACCGTCGACCCACAACGTGGCCGGCTTTCCGGAATTGTCGTGCAGTTGCTGACGTTGGTCGTCGACCCCGCCGGCGAACTGCGCGAGGCTCCACACGCGGAATGGTCGGTGCGCCTGGTCTTCTGAGGCCCAACGTCGAGTTGTCGGGTCAAAACGCGGGTATCCAGCACAACAAGTCGACGCTCAACCAGACATGTCGGTGGCGATCGGCACGGTGTGGGTGTGGAAATCCGGGACTGGCCATTCCGAGGCACCGATGCGCTAGCTGCGGGAGTCGTCACACCGCATCGGTTGCGGACCGACTTTGAGATGGTCCATCGCAATGTGTACATCCCCCGCGGGCAGAAGCTGACCGCCGTGACGCGGGCTGTCGCCGCCTGGATCTGGTCACGGCGGGCCGCGACGGTGGCTGGCCTGTCCGCCGCGGCGCTCCACCGCACGGCATGGATCGACGATTGGCTACCGGCCGAGCTCAACCGACGAAGCAGGGACAAGGCACGGGGCATCATCCTGCACAGTGACACCCTGGACGAGGACGAAGTATGTGTCCGCGACGGTATCTGCCTGACCACGCCCGCACGCACCGCCTTCGACCTCGGAAGACGAAAAGGTCTGACTACAGCGGTGATTCGGCTCGACGCGCTGATGCGCGCTACCGAGGTCAAGGTCAGCGACGTCGAACTTCTGGCAGATCGCCATCGGGGCGCGCGCGGATTGGTTCAGTTGCGACAGGCATTACCCCTCGTCGACGGACGCGCCGAATCACCCTACGAGACGAGAACTCGCTTGGTCCTCGTCGGTGGCGGGTTGCCACGGCCGCAGAGCCAGATCGAAGTGCTCAACCACTGGGGTGCGGTGTTGGCCCGGATCGATATGGGCTGGGAAGAATGGCAGGTCGGCGTCGAATTCGACGGAGCGCAACATTGGACGGATCCCGCACAGCGCACCCGCGACATCGATCGATTGGCTGAACTCGAGGACCACGGCTGGACCATCATCCGGGTCAGCGCCGACATGCTCCGATACCGGCCCTATGTGGTCGTGACACGCGCCCGCAGTGCCCTGCTCGCCGCTGGTTGCTCACTCGTTTAGAGCGCCGAACGTCGACTTTCTGGGCGAAAAGTGCGTGATGTGGCCCAAAAAGTCGACGTTCGGCCAGGGCCGGCCTTAGAGTTTCGCCTCGCTCGATGCCGATCCTGCTACGTCCACCGACAGAAACCGCCGAGCCAGATCCGGCTCGCTGGACGGGCTCGGCTCCCAGGATGCGATCCACGGTCCGGTGCCCTCCGACTGATCGAGAATCCCCTGCTCCAACCAGGTGTAGCGGCCTTCCAGCAGGTCGTTGGCCAGCTGAGCATCCCCGCTGTCGGTGTTGGTCCACAATGCGTGGAACAGCGCCTCGACCCGCAAAGTCGCTTGCTGGCAGAACATTTCGGCGAGCTCATATGCCTGCTTCCCGACGACCGGATCCGCTGCCCGCTGAGCCTCGGCGCGGACGCACGCCGCGGCCATCGCGAATAGCTCGGCACCGATATCAACGATCCGTCCCAGGAACCCCTGCCGTTTCTCCAAATTGGCCTGCCAGCGCGCCATCCCGTAGAAGGTATTGCGTGCCAGCTTGCGGCTGGAGCGTTCAACGAATCGCAAGTGCGATGCCAACGGGCCGAACTCGCTATAAGCCATCGGTCGTTGCCCCTGGCCGAATACCAGCTTCGGCAGCCACTTTGCGTAGAACCCGCTAGCGCCAACCGCGGCCGCAGCCTTCTCCCGCAATTCGGCGTCCGGTTTGGCAAGGTCACCCGCGGCGGTCAAGTGGGCATCGACCGCCTCCCGAGCGATCAGCAGCCGCATGATCTCGCTGGATCCCTCGAAGATGCGGTTGATCCGCAGGTCCCGCACCATCTGTTCGACCGGTGCCGCACGCTCGCCGCGCGCGGCGAGCGACTCCGCGGTCTCATAGCCCCGGCCACCTCGGATCTGCATCAGCTCGTCGGCAATAACGCAGGTCATCTCGCTGGACCACAATTTGGCCAACGCCGCCTCGATGCGAATGTCGTTACGACCTTCGTCGGCCATCTGACCGGACAACTCCACCACAGCATCGAGTGCGTAGGTAGTCGCCGCAAAGAAAGCGAGCTTGCTGGCGACGGCTTCGTGTTTCCCGACCGGCTTGCCCCATTGGACTCGCTCGTTCGACCACTCCCGCGCTATTTTCAGCGACCACTTGGCGACCCCCGCCGCTGTCGCGGGCAGCGCCAGCCGGCCAACGTTGAGTGTGGTCAAAGCGATCTTCAGGCCGTCTCCTTCACGGCCGATCAGGTTTTCGGCGGGGACCCGAACGCGGTGCATCCGCGTTACCCCGTTCTCGATGCCGCGCAGACCCATGAATTTGTTGCGCCGTTCGACGGTGATCCCGGGCGAATCCGCCTCGACGACGAAGGCGCTGATACCCCCGCGATGCCCCTCACTCTTGGGTACCCGGGCCATGACGACCAGCAGGTCGGCGACGACGCCGTTGGTGGTCCACAACTTCACGCCCTCCAGCTCGTAGGCCTGCCCGTCTTCGACAGGCGTCGCGGTGGAGCCCAGGCGCGCCGGGTCAGAGCCCACATCCGGTTCGGTGAGCAAGAACGCGGAGATGGCCCCCGCAGCGCAGCGCGGCAAGAACTTGCTCTTCTGCTCCGGCGTCCCGGCAAGCTTGAGCGGTTCGGGCACACCAATCGACTGATGGGCCGACAGCAATGCCCCGAGACTGGGGTGAACCGTCGAAACCATTGCCAATGCGCGGTTGTAGGCGACTTGCGACATGTTCAGTCCGCCGTACTCGGACGGTATCTTCATGCCGAAACATCCCAGCTCGGCCAGTCCCTTCACATATTCGTCGGGAATCTGGGAATCGCGCTCGATGACGTTGCCGTCAATGGTTTCGAGAAACTCCCGCAGCTTGCCCAAGAACTCCGCAGTGCGCGCCTCGTCTGCGGCGGACGGACTGGGAAAGGGGTGTATGAGATCCAGAGGGAACCGGCCAAGAAAAATCTCCTTAGCGAAAGATGGTTTATCCCAACCGCTTTCGCGTGATTCCTCGGCAAGCGCTCTCGCTTGCTCCTCGCTGACCTGCAATTGCTGTGCCATCGCCGCCTCCTTGCTCACGAATCGCTCACGAGTCCCACCGGAGATTGGGAGTACCCGGTGCCTGACCGAATACTACGTCGGAACGACGGGCAAAGTTACGCGCCGGTAGCTTTGCGACACCGCGCGCCGGTTCGCCGCGCCCCACTGGCCAATCGCGGCGCATTGGTCGCAACCGTCACAGCCAACCCGAGCCGACCGGCGCACAAGGTGCCCGCTGTTGTGGCAGCTCGTCGATCGGCTAGGCGTCGAGTTCCCGAGCCACCGCCCTGACCACCTCGGAGACTCGCCGGGCGGTCTTGCGATCTGGGTAACGCCCCTTGCGTAATTCGGGCTGTACCGCACCCTCTAGCAAAGTGATCATGTCCTCGACCATGCCGTGCAGCTCATCGGGACTGTGCTTGTGCTCCACCGGCGCCTCCCGACGCGTCCGGGAGAGGCTTGGTGGCGGATCGATGAGCTTGAGGCTGAGCGCCTGCGGCCCACGCCGCCCCGAGGCGACTCCGAATTCCACGCGCTGCCCCGCTTTGAGCGCCTCTACACCCGTGGGCAATGCCGAGGAGCGCACGTAGACGTCCTCGCCGTCCTCCTGCGACAGGAAGCCGAACCCCTTGTCGGAGTCGTACCACTTCACCTTGCCGGTCGGCACTGGTCTCACCTGCTTGTCTGACGGTGACTCGGATTGGCATCAGAAGACGCGTCCCACCTGTGCAGGGCGCGATGACGATCTCAGATCCTACTCGGATGGTTGCCCGCCAAGCACCCCTGTTACTCGCTTGTCGGTAGGCTGACCCTACCGCTGGAGGAGACATGCGCCTGATCCTGAACGTTATCTGGCTAGTTTTTGGTGGTCTCTGGTTGGCCCTCGGGTATCTGGTCGCGGCGCTTGTCTGTTTCCTGCTGATCGTCACCATCCCCTTCGGTTTCGCCGCGCTGCGCATCGCGTCGTACGCGTTCTGGCCGTTCGGAAGAACGGTCGTCGAAAAGCCGAACGCGGGGACGGGCACCCTCATCGGCAACGTCATCTGGGTATTGCTGTTCGGGATCTGGCTGGCAATCGGCCATCTGGTGAGCGCTGCAGCAATGGCGATCACCATCATCGGAATTCCGTTGGCACTGGCCAACCTCAAACTCATCCCGGTGTCGTTGGTGCCCCTCGGCAAAGACATCGTTGCGGTGGACGCCACTTCCCCACGGGTGCCGGTGTGACACTCACCGCACTAGGGGTGCCGACGGTGCCCGGCCGAACAACGAGCCGGCCGGCCGGCTGCGCCGCGGCCGATGTATTACCCCGTCACCCCCCTTCGGGGGGGCCGTTGCTGGACACCTTCGGACGAGTGGCGACCGATCTACGCGTGTCGCTGACCGACCGGTGCAATCTGCGCTGCAGTTACTGCATGCCGGCGGAGGGCCTGCAGTGGCTACCCGGCGAGCAGCTACTGCGGCCCGAGGAGCTGACCAGACTCATCCGTATTGCCGTTGTCCGGCTCGGAGTGACCAGCGTGCGGTTTACCGGCGGCGAACCGCTGTTGGCGCCTCACCTCGAAGAGGTGGTCGCGGCAGCCGCCAGCCTGCGGCCCCGCCCCGAGATCTCGTTGACCACCAATGGTGTCGGGCTCGCACTACGAGCGGGCGCTCTGGCCGACGCCGGCTTGGATCGGGTGAATGTGTCGCTGGACAGCGTGAACCGGGAGCACTTTGCGGCGATCACCCGACGGGACCGACTTGATGACGTGCTC
It includes:
- a CDS encoding MFS transporter, with amino-acid sequence MASHRGRRTRPRSVNGHPGMANYPAEDQGDQAPRRPPPMRSANRYLPPLGQQRESEDRGEQPRSTEPGERITVTRAAAMRSREMGSRMYWLVQRAATADGADKSGLTALTWPVMANFAVDAAMAVALANTLFFAAATGESKSKVALYLLITIAPFAVIAPLIGPALDRLQHGRRVALALSFGLRTVLAVVLIMNYDGATGSFPPWVLYPCALAMMVFSKSFSVLRSAMTPRVMPPTIDLVRVNSRLTVFGLLGGTLAGGAIAAGVEFACTHLLELPGALFVVAAITVAGAWLSMRIPRWVEVTAGEVPATLSYHRDRERPRRSWPEEVKNLGGALRQPLGRNIITSLWGNCTIKVMVGFLFLYPAFVAKAHDADGWVQLGMLGLIGAAAALGNFAGNFTSARLQLGRPAVLVVRCTLAVTVLAVAAAVAGSLVAAAIATLITSGSSAIAKASLDAALQDDLPEESRASGFGRSESTLQLAWVMGGAVGVLIYTELWVGFTAVSALLILGLAQTIVSFRGASLIPGLGGNRPVMAEQETTRRAAAAMPT
- a CDS encoding TrmH family RNA methyltransferase, with amino-acid sequence MSAHAAVPPSAGSVGVVVEDVGDPDDPRLDDFRDLNSVDRRPDLPTGKGLVIAEGVLVVQRMLASRFRPLALLGTDRRLVELNDDLVAIQGDAVPYYRVSADVMARVVGFHLNRGVLAAARRVPEPSVAQVVAGARTVVVLEGVNDHENLGSVFRNAAGLDVHAVVFGSGCADPLYRRAVRVSMGHALLVPYARASEWPAELGTLRRSGFQLLAMTPQADACALPEAMSAVRDQRIALLVGSEGPGLSAAALGMSDIRVRIPMSRGTDSLNVATAAALAFYERGRLGWRSSRPAASGALEPSESAG
- a CDS encoding YccF domain-containing protein, giving the protein MRLILNVIWLVFGGLWLALGYLVAALVCFLLIVTIPFGFAALRIASYAFWPFGRTVVEKPNAGTGTLIGNVIWVLLFGIWLAIGHLVSAAAMAITIIGIPLALANLKLIPVSLVPLGKDIVAVDATSPRVPV
- a CDS encoding acyl-CoA dehydrogenase family protein translates to MAQQLQVSEEQARALAEESRESGWDKPSFAKEIFLGRFPLDLIHPFPSPSAADEARTAEFLGKLREFLETIDGNVIERDSQIPDEYVKGLAELGCFGMKIPSEYGGLNMSQVAYNRALAMVSTVHPSLGALLSAHQSIGVPEPLKLAGTPEQKSKFLPRCAAGAISAFLLTEPDVGSDPARLGSTATPVEDGQAYELEGVKLWTTNGVVADLLVVMARVPKSEGHRGGISAFVVEADSPGITVERRNKFMGLRGIENGVTRMHRVRVPAENLIGREGDGLKIALTTLNVGRLALPATAAGVAKWSLKIAREWSNERVQWGKPVGKHEAVASKLAFFAATTYALDAVVELSGQMADEGRNDIRIEAALAKLWSSEMTCVIADELMQIRGGRGYETAESLAARGERAAPVEQMVRDLRINRIFEGSSEIMRLLIAREAVDAHLTAAGDLAKPDAELREKAAAAVGASGFYAKWLPKLVFGQGQRPMAYSEFGPLASHLRFVERSSRKLARNTFYGMARWQANLEKRQGFLGRIVDIGAELFAMAAACVRAEAQRAADPVVGKQAYELAEMFCQQATLRVEALFHALWTNTDSGDAQLANDLLEGRYTWLEQGILDQSEGTGPWIASWEPSPSSEPDLARRFLSVDVAGSASSEAKL
- a CDS encoding DUF2771 domain-containing protein; this encodes MVLSAGAGAGAWLLVRGHGPQHPEISVYSHGHLVRVGPYLYCNVLNLNECQTPQTQGELPVSRRYPVQLSVPKAIARAPWRLLRVYEDPTNTTATLFRPDTRLAVTIPTVDPQRGRLSGIVVQLLTLVVDPAGELREAPHAEWSVRLVF
- a CDS encoding cold-shock protein, translated to MPTGKVKWYDSDKGFGFLSQEDGEDVYVRSSALPTGVEALKAGQRVEFGVASGRRGPQALSLKLIDPPPSLSRTRREAPVEHKHSPDELHGMVEDMITLLEGAVQPELRKGRYPDRKTARRVSEVVRAVARELDA
- a CDS encoding MarR family transcriptional regulator — protein: MPDSDARLASDLSLAVLRLARQLRFRNPYAPVSLSQLSALATLATEGAMTPGALAIREHVRPPSMTRVIASLADLGFVDRVPHPVDGRQVLISVSESGAELIKAARRARQEWLAERLATLDGNQRDTLRNAADLILALVDESP
- a CDS encoding SRPBCC family protein, producing MAAPLLQTQIDINAPAAKVWALISDFRRMPQWSPQCRWMRPLGPLRPGTRTINVNRRNRLFWPTSCTVLEVVPEKKLAFRVDSNRSIWSYELEPNGEGTRVIESRHAENGVSAFSNLTVNAFLGGTTSFEHELLEGMNASLAKIKAAAES
- a CDS encoding DUF3027 domain-containing protein, translating into MTGPTEESSVAAVAEWPEQVAAVLNGAVDAARAAVMEVSGPEVVGDYLGVSYEDANAATHRFLAHLPGYHGWQWAVVVAVSSGADHATISEVVLIPGPTALLAPHWVPWEQRVRPGDLSPGDLLAPAKDDPRLVPGYSASGDPQVDETAAEVGLGRRWVMSAWGRSAAAGRWHEGDYGPESAMSRSTKRVCRDCGFFLPLAGSLGSMFGVCGNELSADGHVVDKRYGCGAHSDTPAPASSGALTYEPYDDGVLDIMEKPAADAPEVPPTEDGADSSAT
- a CDS encoding DUF2530 domain-containing protein, giving the protein MGIEPDQHREPPRLPRALLKVWPIIAVAAMAWLVAAVAAFVVPSLAPWRPVTLAGLATGLLGTSIFVWQLAAVRRGARGAQSGLETHVAPK
- a CDS encoding endonuclease domain-containing protein — protein: MEIRDWPFRGTDALAAGVVTPHRLRTDFEMVHRNVYIPRGQKLTAVTRAVAAWIWSRRAATVAGLSAAALHRTAWIDDWLPAELNRRSRDKARGIILHSDTLDEDEVCVRDGICLTTPARTAFDLGRRKGLTTAVIRLDALMRATEVKVSDVELLADRHRGARGLVQLRQALPLVDGRAESPYETRTRLVLVGGGLPRPQSQIEVLNHWGAVLARIDMGWEEWQVGVEFDGAQHWTDPAQRTRDIDRLAELEDHGWTIIRVSADMLRYRPYVVVTRARSALLAAGCSLV